AAAACCTGATAACACATCAGAACTATTtggggagattttaaaaatacagattctagcTTCCATCTCAGACCCAGAGAATCAGAAACTGTTTCTTGTTAATACTTTTTCAAATGATTCATATGCAGCTGACCCAGGAAGTTCCAAAAACATATGtatgtttgagaaccactggcttagTTAGGATAGTTTATAAACTATAGCAGGGAGCAGAATAACTTAGGAAATGTATTAaaaacatgtgtttttttttttttacttgtttgaaGAGAACTGAATGAGCAAGGTTAAGGAATCAGTATCGTTCATAAATACATACCTCTGGTGATTCTAGGTCTGGTGACCCAGGAACCAGGCTTTTCAGTTACACTGACAAAGACAGCTGACATTGGAGAGATTCTCTTTAAATTCTTGACAATATTTTCAAAgtagattaaatgaaaaaaaatatatagcaagtATGAGTTAAGAATAGCTAAATTGTTTGGATATATTCAATCTGGATTACTCAAATTATGCTCCCTGTTTAATGTCATCAGGGATTTGAAATGTGCCCCTACTGCCTCCCTGAAATTTTTGCAttgataaaaagttttaaattattgtaaCAAGAATGCGGATGGTATAGAAAAATctataatatcttaaaataatgcTCCTTATATGGTTGTTTTTCTGTAGGCAATTAAGGTCTCAGTGAGTAGTGAACACATGAGTTACAAAAGACGAGGTAGAGAACAAAGGGGAAGGAGTTAAAAGAAGTTTAGTTAATTGAGTGCTTGCCATATTCCAAGCACTGCATTAAGTTCTTTCCACATATTAGTCTAAATAATCAGTTTTATACTTTAAATGTCTATTCAGAGAAATGAGAGGGAAATCTGTTTGAAACATTTACCTCCAAAAAACGATGCAGTCATTGgaatttcatttgcaaatacatGTATATTGTCAATTTAGATCTAAGTTAAGAGAGTAACAGTGCCAGAAAGAACCTTGCAAACAACAAAGTCCAGAGAGGTTAGGTGTCTTTCTCGAAATGAGTTTGTTGAACCTGTAACCCAGCCTAGCATTGTCATGTCTGGTTTAGCAGGctctctctcatttttgttttgttaactgCTCTATCTAGTGCTTATGAATATGGATGCATTCAATATGAATTACTGAGAGGGAGAATACTTTGGATAGTAGTTGAGCTTACCCATTTGTAAAATGCTACAAAATCTTTAGATGAGAGACatccagaaaaaaataccatCTTAATTGACTGATGTCTGCAGTACAAAGGAGTGCAGTTAGGGAGGAAAGAAAGTGCATTTCTCTCTGTGCATAGTTTGGTAATAAATATGTGCCCTTCACAGTGTTTGCACTTTATATTCTCCTCAAATACTAATTGTCTTTCCTATTAGAAACAGTTGATGTTCATATTTGGATAGAATGTTAACATGTTCCAAATCCTTTAAAATCTTCCTTGAAGTGGTACTTCTTTTGGGGTGATAAGATGTAGTAAGATTGGAAGGACATAAAGTCTTcctttgtgggacacctgggtggatcagtggttgagcatttgcgtTCAGCTCAGGGGTGATCCGGGGTTCCTGGGATCTAGTCtgacatcagggtccctgcagggagcctgcttctccctctgcctatgtctctgcctctctctctgtgtctctcatgaataaataaataaatctttaaaaaaaagccttcctTTCCATCCAATCAATAACCtgaacagagaaataaatataaaacataatctTTAACTGGTACCAATAAGCTAGAACTGttcttacacttttaaaaattctgcatgGCCTCCAATGCAATTTCTAGTCATtgaacaagtatttgttgaactcCCTCTCTGTCACAGGCACTGTGCTTATCTTTTAGATGCCGAAGTTTTTATATTTACCAGTTTGATTGTAATTAATTCGTTACAAAGTTCCCCTAAATGAGATCAGAGTTCAAGGGAACTCAAAGATATGGTTAAGCACAAGGTCTTAATGGAAGGACCTAAGCCTTCGTTTTGGTAACATTACTTTATGCAAAGACATTTTCTAGGTGATTACCTTAAGACTCATGGAATCTAGTTTGAAAATAGGCAGTAAAAAAGATATCAATAGTAGAATTTcctattcttttcatatttaacCTCCAATTGGAGGCAAGAATTTAAAGCCCCAGCAAATAATTCCTAAATACTCTGTCACTTTACATCTCAAGTGCTCTGAGCTTTCTAAGCCTTCACAACAAGAAAACATTTCTGCATATTCTAGGATTATTAGGACTTATGtagtaaatgtaaaaattttaagatgatacTGGTTTTTCActaggacaattttttttttagtttctacttCATATTGTAAAATTTATGGCTGTCATAAAATATGACTGTCATGTCTTTTTTTCAGAGTTTAATAGTTCTGGATATGGAGAACTCAGTATATATTCTTACTAAAAAGAcctataataattaatatattcttACTAGTAAGGCCTACaactattaacatttaaatattcagATTATTGAAGGCAATAGATTTTTGATATTGTggaataaaactttttaaatggtCTATTCTGTTTTTAGATCCACAGTTTATCCCTTGGCAtcattatttgttattatattcAACAGCAACCTAATTTTGTTGAATCCATATTCATTCACCATGAGATATCCTTTAAAAGAATTGCAATCCACAGGATTTATTAAAGGAGTGCCTGAGAACCATATGCTATCTTTgaatatttcacttaaaatgtaGTGAAAGCCCATTTCCTTCTGCTAAGGCTcaacttctaaaatatttaaaacagaaagaatgCTAACAAGCTTGATGTTTTATTTactgtatactttttaaaaagtcaaagtgCTTCCACATAGAGTGTACCATTCCATAGGCCCTAATTAGACCAATAAGGCATTCACATTTTTAGGAATTGAGACATACTTTTATGGTTAGGTGAGAattcaatgaaaaagaatgtaGAATTAAGATATATAGCACCCTTACATTGCTATCTTACTATGTCACTagctctgcgtgtgtgtgtgtgtgtgtgtgtgtgtgtgtgaacatatCTCTTGAATAAGTATTATCTATGGATCTGGTTAACTCATAAGCAGAATAGGGGATTGGTTTGTAAACATTGCTATAATACCATTGGGCCCTAAAACTTACAGATAAATGGCCCTAGAACTGATGGGGTAAGTTGACTCATTCTTTTTGGCACTTCAAACTCAGAAAAGTTTTTCTTCTGGGACCAGGTAATGGGTTTTCAATATACAGACGTGCCAGTTAGTCACCATTATTGCCTTGGTTTGGATATTATCAGCGTGTGATTATAGTCAGTTTAAAAAAGAGACCAAATTTATAGTTGACAGGGTGGTGATGCCCTCACGTTTCTCAGTTCTTTGAAATCATGAGAGCCCACCACAGCCAAGATGGGTTGTCATGACACTGATCCTTTTCTGCTTTTAGAAATCAAGTGGTTTCTAAACTTATCAGTCATGCAATTTGTTTAGGTCCTTATACTTTTTGTAGGCCCAAAAGATGACAAAGTAAGACTAAATGGATGAATTAGACTTTTTTAATCTGATGAAATAAACGTGGGTAAGATCTGTCCTTATCCATGAGGACATCCATTTCTTGATGCATTATGGTTAGAAGCAATAATATGGAGAGAAACTACACTGGGTCAAATGAGTGAAGAAAGTTTGCAGCTCAGAAATATTTGATTTCCTGAGCAATTGCTGGAAATTCCCTAACTTATTTTCATTAAATCAGCAGTGACATATCAACTCCATTGAGAGGAGTATGTGCATAAACATGGACTTGAAGAAAGCTTTCATATATCTCTCCACTTAATTGTAAATTCCTGGAGGGCAGTGATAGTACCTTGTTCATCTTTATCTCTGCTTAGGGTATTGCCTGACACAACATGCTGTTCAACATGGGCAAAGAAATGAACCTGAGGATCAAACAGTCCTTCATCTAACGTCAGAATCTTCCTCTGCTCCAATCCTTCTCATGCTCCAGACAGTTCATTCCTACACAAGGCATTCTGGGTTACGGGACATATCTCCTACTTACTGACTCAAGTTTGCCTCTATCTAGTTTCCATTTGATGTAGAAGATTGTGGATTTGTGTTCTGCTAATGTTAACATGTAACAGGACTGTTAGAATACAGTTAGATTCAAAGGATGTCATCAGAACTTTCCAATTCTTTTGATGGGTTTTGGCATGAATGGAATAGTCATTAAAGATTCTTTTGGGAAATGCTTTTCTTGAAGAATCCTTAACATCCCATCTTTTCTCACCTATGAATCTCTGCTTATATCTAGCCCTTAACCTTGCAGAAGAAAATTGCTGTATAGCAACTGCAGGTTCAAGGATGAATTTTCCAAAAACTTATTGTTTAAGTTTATTTTGGTTCTGTAAAGCCCTGAGGGCCATAGTCACATGCGCTATATATGAGTAATtactaaaatgaaatataaatcatCATCTCCAGTTATTATTTCTAGGCTAGAATTGTCACTttgttgaaacaaacaaaaatttcccCGTGACTTTGAatgacattcatttattcattaaataatgcATTGAGATTGAGTTAGCATTGTGTGTTTTCTATAGATCCCCACTGTgttattttaaatcttatatttaataccttaatgataattttatttatattctttcaaatgACAGGACAAACTCTAAAATTTTATGTCTATTCATCCACATGgtaaaatgaaacttttaaatattggggctgggggaaaatattttaaattgatatgTTATTCAAAATTGTATATAACTGTACCACTTATAAATATGATATGTATCTATAAacatccttttcttttgtttgaggaaattatttattataataataagtgTAAGGATTGGGAAGAGAACTGTCCTAGGTATTCTTAAGTGTTTTCAGGATTACTTCCCATGTTCTACAAATCCCCCCaaattggatatttaaaaatacttgaataaTTTAATTTAAGATCATGAGAACAAGTGGCTACATTTGCAAGTCagcttaatgaaaataaatgaaaagtctaATAGCTTCCTGAATAAAACAGTTCTGCTTCACTATCTTTCTTATTCACTACATGAATAATTCTTCCTTCACAAAAAATGTGGTAAACAGGTAAAAAGTAGCTCAAAAGAGATAGTTATGCACTTTGTTCATTTTGAAGTCAAAGAGGTTAGAACTCAATTACAAATGCTTTTCCTTTGTTACATTATGCAAACTTGGAATAGAGGTTATATTATTtagtgaaaatatttcatattttaagatgTGTATCTTCATCTCCCAAATAGCTTAAATAGCTGATCAATGTAGAAACAACAATCATATCACAAACTTACTTTACAAACAACTaccaaaatgtgaaaaacaatgtTTGCAAATGGTAgcaaagaataaattaattttcagtGCACATAATTAAGTATATACAGGataatttaaaatcaaaaggaGTGATTGCTAATGCTGAGCTCTCAGAAATCTCCATCAAAATATACATGTTACCCAAGagagaatgataaaaataaattgtgacaCAAAAGCAGAATGTTGTCTCTCTTCTTATCCTCAAAACTTGGATGATAGctcatcaaaataatttttccaagtgTGCAAATGATGGaaaactttaattccaaaaccatttCTCTAAATTACCAACAGATTTATATTCTTGATGCCTTTTCACATGATCACAAGCCAAGCATGCATGTGATTCCCAAAATCGTGGAAGATTCACTGTGAAATCCTTCCTCCAGTTAAAGTAACTAAGGTATAACTTATTGTTTTTGTCAACTTCTTTCAGATACTTCGCTAGCTCACTGGGAGAGTTATAATCttccacatgaatgaatgaatctgctGGAATATAATTCTCGTAATTTTCCCTAGATGGCCCCAGAACAACAGGTACAGAGCCAGCTAGAAAAGCATTGTAGAGCTTTTCTGTGATGTAATCTTTGTGGATTgagttttcaaaagaaagataaaatttgcAAGTAGATATGGTAGGAATCAAATTTTTATCATTCACATACTCTCCAAATGCTTGCCCATATGTATGGATTTCAATGCTTTTGCTTAGCTCATTGTAATACTTGACCCTTGCATGCTCAGGGTTCCAGTTACTTACAACCCAGCACACTAACTTCTCTTTGCTTGGCACTTCAAACACGAAGGGGTTTGTGCTCACCGTCAAGAAGCCATAAGGCACTTGGATATCTGAGTCGCGGCGGTAAGTCAGAGTCAAGTTGAAGAGGTGCTCAATACCACTCTTTTGGGGCGTGTGAGTTGGTGATTCCAAATTCATCCAAATCCATTTCTGGAAGGGTGGCCTAGCCTGCTGAGGTAAGTTAGTCAGATCCCAACTGATGTCTCGGTGATGGATCAGAACTGCATGAGATTTGTTGTATAGAGAACGGTCTGTTGTGAGATGGCATCCTTGGATGTTGAACATTGCTTGGCAGGATGTAAGGTCAAAGGTCTGCCCAAATGGCCACACCCAAATGAGGATAGTAGTTTCATTAAAATAATCAGTTTTGGTGGAgaagaagtttttcattttcagcaCTGAGCTGGCTGATTCCATTGGACTGAAGATCCAGCTGTTGGTGGGCTTGATGTAAATGAGCAGACATGCCATGAAGCAGCCCAGGATAATGCAGACGATTAAAAATGGGCGGAGAATTCCTTTGGATGCTGATGTCATAATTTTTTCtgtgaaacagaaagagaaaggtagAGGAATAGTAGGTAGGGGTAGTGATGAAAAGTTAATCATAAATATAGGTACATCTCAAAATACACTtacaaaatcaattgcattttcctgtttagttttattttttaaaaagtatttgtgtatttatttatttgagacagagaacaggcaagagacagagagagcaccagtaggaggaggggcagagagagagagagaagcagactcccactgagcagggacccccaaaGACATGGAgctcctgggactccatcccaggatccctggatccagagattccgggatcatgacctgagctgaagatagatgcttaactagctgagccacccaggagtcccctcaGTAGTGTTATTAAGCCATTGAGAGAAGCGTAGCTTTTATTAAGCCAAGAAACTGCTTTTAAAAGGAACTTTCCCCTGAACTCTATAAATAGTAAGGGAGAATTTGTCATAAGTGGACCAGCTTACCTTCAAGCtgagttgcattttttttttccaatgacatCTTTACctgtgatatttttatttgcttctagAAAGCTGGCACAAAGACTAGCATCATCAAAGCTATGACTAAAATTTTTAGAACTTTGAAACTATATCAGATTTGTGAACATTCCCCAGTTTATATAATCACTTATTTCCTAGTGCACTTTTTATGATTGTAATATTACTTTGCAGTTCAGATAGAATTCTTTAGAAaaccaaacattttaaagaaaaaagttttgttttagtttattggTGTAAGTTCATCTTCTCTGTCAAAAATGCATTATAATAGTCCTCTTGTAAAAAATAGCaacttgtgttttttctttttctttttttagtaagtACTCTGATGcaaaaatttgataaattaaaacctctttttattttccttataatttttcttgtttacttttaCTAATCTGTTACTACACCCAAGATCTGCTAGATTGTGATAATAAAATGCTCTAGTGGCATTAGAAAAACATTCTCACTTATGTGGTATCAGggcattaaaaaaagtttttcttagcattaaaatattagtataataaagataaatggattctcaaaagaaaagaattatatttCAGGGAGAACAGTATTGATTTTGTGATTTATAGCATATTGCAGTTAAAAAGATGAAtcaagtttttttaatttttttaatacaagagTCTTCAGGGTTTTTCCTCTTTGACATTCATGTTTTCTCATGAATATgaacacaaatataaaacatgTGTTTGCAAAACTGTCTTTTGATCAAATTCTTACTGATCTTCTGAAACCCATTATTCTTCTCACCAAAATAATGCGGTCTATCAATTTCAGATTCattaagatgtttttaaatcTTGATAAAAAGCTAGTGTAGAAACATGAGGCAgttccttccagaaaaaaaagagagaaattgttCTTTAATTACCTAAATTTacgtgaatattttttaaaaaatcacatttttttttgttgttgttgttgttatgtagCTTTTCTTAAAGCATAAGACATTCCCTATGTAGTTCCCTTGATTTTGTGAATCCAAAGAATCTGGATATTGTATTCTGGAGCACTCCCGGAACAGAATTATTGGATTTGATGACTGCGACTTACCATCAAAGTTAGTTTCAGCCTGTCCAGTCAATAACATAATGAGAATAAAAAAGTGTCTaccatatattttcaaaaaatattaattaaccCCTAAGctacagagaaaatagaaaggaatatGAAAGAAATCTCAACTCCTTAGAACAAATGATGTTGATGGCACGTCATGTCTACTACTTTAGTGGAATGTGGCTGAAACAGTACTTTATTTAAAGGGAATTTACAGGTTTGCATAGTTTTGAGGAAATTAACAAAATTGTCAACTGAACGAGCTGGACAAAGAACAATAGTCCAAAGCTAAAgaaataagaagtaaaaaattaagataaGGACTGAAATCATTGAAATTGAGAGCAGAAATTTGAGATAATTGGTAACATCAcatgtaactatgtgaggtgatgaattAA
The Canis aureus isolate CA01 chromosome 7, VMU_Caureus_v.1.0, whole genome shotgun sequence genome window above contains:
- the FUT9 gene encoding 4-galactosyl-N-acetylglucosaminide 3-alpha-L-fucosyltransferase 9 isoform X2, whose product is MTSASKGILRPFLIVCIILGCFMACLLIYIKPTNSWIFSPMESASSVLKMKNFFSTKTDYFNETTILIWVWPFGQTFDLTSCQAMFNIQGCHLTTDRSLYNKSHAVLIHHRDISWDLTNLPQQARPPFQKWIWMNLESPTHTPQKSGIEHLFNLTLTYRRDSDIQVPYGFLTVSTNPFVFEVPSKEKLVCWVVSNWNPEHARVKYYNELSKSIEIHTYGQAFGEYVNDKNLIPTISTCKFYLSFENSIHKDYITEKLYNAFLAGSVPVVLGPSRENYENYIPADSFIHVEDYNSPSELAKYLKEVDKNNKLYLSYFNWRKDFTVNLPRFWESHACLACDHVKRHQEYKSVGNLEKWFWN
- the FUT9 gene encoding 4-galactosyl-N-acetylglucosaminide 3-alpha-L-fucosyltransferase 9 isoform X1; protein product: MWGSIPGPWDHDLSRRQKLNRLSHPEKIMTSASKGILRPFLIVCIILGCFMACLLIYIKPTNSWIFSPMESASSVLKMKNFFSTKTDYFNETTILIWVWPFGQTFDLTSCQAMFNIQGCHLTTDRSLYNKSHAVLIHHRDISWDLTNLPQQARPPFQKWIWMNLESPTHTPQKSGIEHLFNLTLTYRRDSDIQVPYGFLTVSTNPFVFEVPSKEKLVCWVVSNWNPEHARVKYYNELSKSIEIHTYGQAFGEYVNDKNLIPTISTCKFYLSFENSIHKDYITEKLYNAFLAGSVPVVLGPSRENYENYIPADSFIHVEDYNSPSELAKYLKEVDKNNKLYLSYFNWRKDFTVNLPRFWESHACLACDHVKRHQEYKSVGNLEKWFWN